The Terriglobus roseus sequence AAGGATTGTTCTCTGGTGCCGCGTCGTTGAAGTAGTTCGTCATCACGGTGCGGTCGTTGAACGCCTTGCGATAGTCGTCCACCGTGGTAACTTCACGCACCTTCACACCACACAGAATCATGGCGTGGTCGTATTCGTATCGATGCGATTTCTGCACGATCACTTCGTAGCCGCGATCCAGTGCGGCCTGCGGGATCTCTTCGGGCTTGATGCCGCCCTTCGCGGCAATCGACGCAGCCGTTGCAAGTGTTAGTGCGGCAGATGCACCAGAGGTGACCAGCGCTCCCTCGCATCGCAGACGCTTCGCGATGTACTCACCCGCTGCTTTGTGTAAATCCTTCAACCGAACAGGATGATGTGCCGCAACAGCGACCGCACGCTGCACAGAAGGTGGCATAACCGCAGCTGTCAGATAGGTATAGGTTCCGGCCGCGTTAATTACGGTGGAGACACCCAGCTTGGCGTAGTAGTCGTCAGCAGCCGGATCGGCCACCGCTTGGGCCATGGATACACCGGGCAGCACAGCCGACGCTGCAACGGCTGTACTCAACTCAAAGAAGCTTCTGCGAGAAAGCAATTGCTGTTCCGTCCGCTGTGTCACGAAAACACCTTTCCCTGGAGAGCGTGCCATTCAACGTAATGAGTCCGAATACCGCTAGCCTACCTGTGCTGCCCAACTGAATGATGGGGCAGATGTCCTAGACTGTTCGTCAAATCCGGCCGAACTGCTTCACTGCCGCGACGATGGAGTGCAGGCGCTCAATATACGGATACATCGCATGCTCCGTCTCGTCCAGCTTCTGCGCAGCGACCAGGACTTCAGCTGCCCGTGCACGAGGGATTACCACCACACCATCCTGATCGGCAGAGATGATATCTCCCGCGTTGACCGTAACGCCATCGCAGTCCACCGGAAGGTTCATGCCGCCGAAGCGATAGTGGCCCACAGAAGTGGACGGCACAGGGCCAGTCGCATATACAGGAAAACCGATCCGCTTTAACTGTGGAAGATCTCGCACCCCCCCATCGACAACCGCTCCGGTAAAGCCACGCGACCACATGGCCGTGCCCATCAGGCCTCCCATACCGGCAATGTCTGCACCGTCTTCGATCTTCATCACATACACCGATCCCGCACCACCGGTATCAATGGCCTTCAGCATGCCGCCCAGCGCGTCCGGATCGTGGTTCTCTTCTTTCTTCAGTAGCACCGTCAAAGCCGTTCCGACGAACTTCGTCGGGAAGATCGCCTGCATCTTGTGACTCATGTAGTGCTTCTCGTGCAAAGTCTGTTCGATCGCATCCGAGACCGACGCAGCCTCGACATGCCGGTATGCCTCAAGCATGCCCGGAAGATCCTTCTCGTAGTCCGCTGCAGTCTTTGGCGTTTGCGCCATTACCACGGTGCGTGTGCAGACCGCAGCACAGGCTGTAAGACTCAACACAACTGTTCCAACGATAATCCGCCGATGCAATGCCATTCGTTCGTACCTCTGTCGTAAATCTAAACTCTCCACTGGAAAGATTAGCCGCCGGATTGCTCCGGCGGCTAGAGACCAGTGAAGTTTGAAGCGGGTTAGAAGTTGATCTTGCCTGCCAGCTGCAGGGTACGCGGCTGGTATCCAGAGGCCATCTGCGAAATGGTTCCAAAGTTCGATCCGCTGAAGTTGAATGCGCCGGCCGTGGTGGCCGAAGGCAGCGTGGAGTTCGGGTTGCCGAGGTTGGCGTGATTGAACAGGTTGAATGCCTCACCGCGAAGCTGAAGCTTCAGACGCTCAAAGATCGCGAAGTCTTTGGACATGGAGAAGTTCACGTTGGCAAAGCCCGGTCCCTTGATGTCATTGCGGTGCAAGGTGCCGAAGGTTCCCAGCGCTGGCAGCGCGTAAGCCG is a genomic window containing:
- a CDS encoding RraA family protein, with protein sequence MALHRRIIVGTVVLSLTACAAVCTRTVVMAQTPKTAADYEKDLPGMLEAYRHVEAASVSDAIEQTLHEKHYMSHKMQAIFPTKFVGTALTVLLKKEENHDPDALGGMLKAIDTGGAGSVYVMKIEDGADIAGMGGLMGTAMWSRGFTGAVVDGGVRDLPQLKRIGFPVYATGPVPSTSVGHYRFGGMNLPVDCDGVTVNAGDIISADQDGVVVIPRARAAEVLVAAQKLDETEHAMYPYIERLHSIVAAVKQFGRI